The following coding sequences lie in one Oncorhynchus kisutch isolate 150728-3 linkage group LG17, Okis_V2, whole genome shotgun sequence genomic window:
- the LOC109908507 gene encoding endothelin-1-like, which produces MDLRIFFSVLSIVYSGIVQTVTSAPMGKETAVATPAPPVPVRHIRNKRCSCATFLDKECVYFCHLDIIWVNTPERVVSYGLGNASRKKRAIKDPEVSQQDPRCQCVSEDDGTCIRFCQLENHLRYGTAAMIRPVPDTVIRPVPDTVIRPVPDTVIRPVPDTVIRRVPDTVIRPTLAEYAWRRQCKLKLAAKTYRIQRVKHRDHKAVRPSALRATVKACLLLEKWMVKQRHKPREGR; this is translated from the exons ATGGATTTAAGAATATTTTTCTCCGTGTTGTCAATTGTGTACTCTGGAATTGTACAAACAG TTACATCTGCCCCTATGGGGAAAGAAACAGCGGTAGCCACCCCAGCCCCCCCGGTGCCAGTGCGCCACATCAGGAACAAGCGATGCTCCTGCGCAACGTTCCTAGACAAGGAGTGCGTTTACTTCTGTCATCTGGACATCATATGGGTCAACACGCCTGA GCGCGTGGTTTCCTACGGACTGGGCAACGCATCTAGAAAGAAGCGCGCAATCAAGGATCCCGAGGTCTCCCAACAGGACCCTCGATGTCAGTGCGTCAGCGAAGATGACGGCACGTGTATAAGATTCTGTCAGCTGGAAAATCACCTCAG ATACGGGACAGCAGCAATGATCCGTCCCGTGCCAGACACCGTGATCCGTCCCGTGCCAGACACCGTGATCCGTCCCGTGCCAGACACCGTGATCCGTCCCGTGCCAGACACCGTGATCCGTCGCGTGCCAGACACCGTGATCCGTCCCACCCTTGCTGAGTATGCTTGGAGGCGGCAGTGCAAACTCAAGCTGGCAGCCAAAACGTATAGGATTCAAAG GGTGAAACACAGAGACCACAAAGCAGTTCGCCCCTCAGCTCTAAGGGCCACAGTGAAAGCTTGCCTGCTGCTGGAGAAGTGGATGGTGAAACAACGACACAAGCCAAGAGaagggagatga